From Desulfobaccales bacterium, the proteins below share one genomic window:
- a CDS encoding alpha/beta fold hydrolase: MSNSTPWHCLEAGAGPPVLLIHGLGASSFSWRELLPRLAPHFHLLAPDLPAHGATPAAATPDFRLETLVTGLLALLDRRGVARCAVVGNSLGGGLALLLAARAPERVMALALLDPAAVIKRYPLLFQPLRLPGLGLLTALALGPWVVPYGLKLAYHRHELITSEVVAGYAPTFRPVSNRLGLRRLALENDPWPADKVRNLLARIHQPVAVIWGHRDRILPVSQATELKALLPQAELHLLPQVGHAPQEEAPEATAEILIAFLTGAGKND; encoded by the coding sequence ATGAGCAATTCCACCCCTTGGCATTGCCTGGAAGCGGGGGCGGGGCCCCCGGTCCTTTTGATCCACGGGCTGGGGGCCTCCAGCTTTTCCTGGCGGGAGCTTCTCCCCCGCCTGGCCCCCCACTTCCACCTGCTGGCGCCGGACCTCCCGGCCCATGGCGCCACCCCCGCCGCCGCCACTCCGGACTTCCGCCTGGAGACCTTGGTGACCGGCCTCCTGGCGCTTTTGGACCGCCGGGGGGTGGCCAGGTGTGCGGTGGTGGGGAACTCTTTGGGAGGCGGCCTGGCGTTGCTCCTGGCGGCGCGGGCCCCGGAGCGGGTGATGGCCCTGGCGCTGTTGGACCCGGCGGCGGTCATCAAACGCTACCCCCTCCTCTTCCAGCCCCTGCGCCTTCCCGGGCTGGGCCTTCTCACCGCCCTGGCCCTGGGGCCCTGGGTCGTGCCCTATGGCCTGAAGCTCGCCTACCATCGCCACGAACTCATCACCTCGGAGGTGGTGGCGGGCTACGCCCCCACCTTCCGCCCCGTATCCAACCGCCTGGGACTGCGCCGGCTGGCCCTTGAGAACGACCCCTGGCCGGCGGATAAGGTCCGGAATCTGTTGGCCCGCATCCACCAGCCGGTAGCCGTCATCTGGGGGCACAGAGACCGCATCCTGCCGGTCTCCCAGGCCACGGAGCTGAAGGCCCTGCTCCCTCAGGCGGAGTTGCACCTCCTCCCGCAGGTGGGCCATGCCCCCCAGGAGGAGGCTCCCGAGGCCACCGCGGAAATACTCATTGCTTTTTTGACCGGGGCGGGAAAAAATGACTGA
- the ilvB gene encoding biosynthetic-type acetolactate synthase large subunit, with the protein MSTKRTGAQIFLDCLEREGVQHIFGYPGGAVIDIYDELTRRPHIRHYLVRHEQAAVHAADGYARASDKVGVALVTSGPGATNTVTGIASAYMDSIPIVVFSGQVPTHLIGNDAFQEVDIVGITRPCTKHNYLVTDIRHLARTIHEAFYIARSGRPGPVLVDLPKNVQQASIVPEPIDPKDIKIPSYQPTVHANPRQVRRALDLILEAKQPVLYTGGGIIHSNASEELIKFAEALQIPVTSTLMGLGGFPGIHPLWMGMLGMHGTYCANMAVANSDVLIAVGARFDDRVTGRLDAFAPHAKIIHIDIDPSSISKNVVVDIPIVGDCRDALHQLNNLLKKEEPRDWAAIREEWLGRIREWERKHPLKYKKSKEVIKPQYVVEKLWEVTGGDAYITTEVGQNQMWAAQFFKFKRARQFMTSGGLGAMGYGFPAAMGVQVAKPDAIVIDIAGDGSILMNIQELVTVVENNLPVKIAILNNAYLGMVRQWQQLLYDKRYSATDLSAQPDFVKVAEAFGAVGFRATKPEEVEPVIRKAMEIKRPVIMDFVVDREECVMPMVPPGKATHEMLLA; encoded by the coding sequence ATGAGCACCAAGCGCACCGGCGCCCAAATCTTCCTGGATTGTCTGGAGCGGGAGGGCGTCCAGCACATCTTCGGGTATCCCGGGGGAGCGGTCATTGACATCTATGATGAGCTGACCCGTCGCCCCCACATCAGGCACTATCTGGTGCGTCATGAGCAGGCCGCGGTGCACGCCGCCGACGGCTATGCCCGGGCTTCGGACAAGGTGGGGGTGGCCCTGGTGACCTCCGGACCCGGCGCCACCAACACCGTCACCGGTATTGCCAGCGCCTACATGGATTCCATCCCCATCGTGGTCTTTTCCGGGCAGGTGCCCACCCACCTCATCGGCAACGATGCCTTCCAGGAGGTGGACATCGTGGGCATCACCCGGCCGTGCACCAAGCACAACTACCTGGTGACGGACATCCGCCATCTGGCCCGCACCATTCACGAGGCTTTCTACATCGCCCGCTCGGGCCGCCCTGGGCCGGTGCTGGTGGATTTGCCCAAAAACGTGCAGCAGGCCAGCATCGTGCCGGAGCCCATTGACCCGAAAGACATCAAGATTCCCAGCTACCAGCCCACGGTGCACGCCAACCCCCGGCAGGTGCGCCGGGCCTTGGATCTTATCCTCGAGGCCAAGCAGCCGGTCCTCTACACCGGCGGCGGCATCATCCACAGCAACGCCTCCGAGGAACTCATCAAGTTCGCTGAGGCCCTACAGATCCCGGTGACCAGCACCCTCATGGGGTTGGGGGGCTTCCCCGGTATCCACCCCCTGTGGATGGGCATGCTGGGCATGCACGGCACCTACTGCGCCAACATGGCGGTGGCCAACTCCGACGTGCTCATCGCCGTGGGGGCCCGCTTCGACGACCGGGTCACCGGCCGCCTGGATGCCTTTGCGCCCCACGCCAAAATCATCCACATCGACATCGACCCCAGCTCCATCAGCAAAAACGTGGTGGTGGACATCCCCATCGTGGGGGACTGCCGGGACGCCCTGCACCAGCTCAACAATCTCCTCAAAAAAGAGGAGCCCCGGGATTGGGCCGCCATCCGGGAGGAGTGGCTGGGGCGCATCCGGGAGTGGGAGCGCAAGCACCCCCTGAAATACAAGAAGTCCAAAGAGGTCATCAAGCCCCAATACGTGGTGGAGAAGCTCTGGGAGGTCACCGGCGGGGATGCCTACATTACCACCGAGGTGGGGCAGAACCAGATGTGGGCCGCGCAGTTCTTCAAGTTCAAGCGGGCCCGCCAGTTCATGACCTCCGGGGGCTTGGGAGCCATGGGCTACGGCTTTCCGGCGGCCATGGGGGTGCAGGTGGCCAAGCCCGACGCCATCGTCATCGACATCGCCGGCGACGGCAGCATCCTGATGAACATCCAGGAGCTGGTCACCGTGGTGGAAAACAACCTGCCGGTGAAGATCGCCATCCTGAACAACGCCTACCTGGGGATGGTGCGCCAATGGCAGCAGCTCCTCTATGACAAGCGCTACAGCGCCACCGACCTCTCCGCCCAGCCGGATTTCGTCAAGGTGGCGGAGGCCTTCGGCGCCGTGGGCTTCCGGGCCACCAAGCCCGAGGAGGTGGAGCCGGTGATCCGGAAGGCCATGGAGATCAAACGGCCGGTGATCATGGACTTCGTGGTGGACCGGGAGGAGTGCGTCATGCCCATGGTGCCGCCGGGCAAAGCCACCCACGAGATGCTCCTGGCCTAG
- the pyrR gene encoding bifunctional pyr operon transcriptional regulator/uracil phosphoribosyltransferase PyrR — protein sequence MPVDKRLALSAAELTATLERLAEEVRQACPRPADLVVVGIRTGGAYLAQRLADLLSRRAPTPLKVGVLDITLYRDDWTRISHKPLVGKTELPGSIDDQEVLLVDDVLFTGRTVRAALDALMDYGRPKRIRLAVLVDRGGRELPICPDFVGLTVDLPPEQRVNVYLREMGQEDAVAIESGHPERP from the coding sequence ATGCCCGTGGACAAGCGTCTGGCCCTGTCGGCGGCCGAGCTCACCGCCACCCTGGAGCGCCTGGCCGAGGAGGTTAGGCAGGCCTGCCCCCGCCCGGCCGATCTGGTGGTGGTGGGCATCCGCACCGGCGGCGCCTATCTGGCCCAACGCCTGGCGGACCTCCTGAGTCGCCGGGCCCCGACGCCCCTGAAGGTAGGGGTCCTGGATATCACCCTCTATCGGGACGATTGGACCCGCATCAGCCACAAACCCCTGGTGGGGAAAACGGAACTCCCCGGCTCCATCGACGACCAGGAGGTGCTGCTGGTGGACGATGTGCTCTTCACCGGCCGCACGGTGCGGGCCGCCCTGGATGCCCTGATGGATTACGGCCGGCCCAAGCGCATCCGCCTGGCGGTGCTGGTGGACCGGGGCGGTAGGGAGCTCCCCATCTGCCCGGATTTCGTCGGCCTGACGGTGGATTTGCCCCCGGAGCAGCGGGTGAATGTCTACCTCCGGGAAATGGGCCAGGAGGATGCGGTGGCCATTGAATCCGGACACCCCGAGCGCCCATGA
- a CDS encoding J domain-containing protein, producing MTLKEACQILGLGPVATRREIRDAYRRAARRWHPDRAPAGAEEEFRRRMQAVNAAYQRLKEFLENYRYRLEESEEEGDVERWWRERFNVGVWSGPGPPPDGEK from the coding sequence ATGACCCTGAAGGAGGCCTGTCAGATCCTGGGTTTGGGCCCGGTGGCCACCCGCCGGGAGATCCGGGACGCCTACCGCCGGGCGGCCCGCCGCTGGCACCCGGACCGGGCCCCCGCCGGCGCCGAAGAAGAGTTCCGCCGCCGCATGCAGGCGGTGAACGCCGCCTACCAGCGCCTGAAGGAATTCCTGGAAAACTACCGCTATCGCCTGGAGGAGAGTGAAGAGGAGGGCGACGTGGAGCGCTGGTGGCGGGAACGTTTCAATGTGGGGGTCTGGAGCGGTCCGGGGCCTCCGCCGGACGGGGAAAAGTGA
- a CDS encoding secondary thiamine-phosphate synthase enzyme YjbQ, whose translation MLTTLTVRTSSKTEFVDITPQVAEAVRASGVKEGLCHLFVPHTTAAVTINENADPTVKADILMVLNKVISDREAYRHLEGNSPAHIKATLVGPDLTVIITGGKLLLGTWQGLFFCEFDGPRTRKVHLKIREG comes from the coding sequence ATGCTCACCACCCTGACGGTGCGTACCAGTTCCAAGACGGAGTTCGTGGACATCACCCCGCAGGTGGCGGAGGCGGTGCGGGCCAGCGGGGTTAAGGAGGGGCTGTGTCACCTCTTTGTGCCCCATACCACCGCGGCGGTCACCATCAACGAGAATGCCGACCCCACCGTCAAGGCGGATATTCTCATGGTGCTGAACAAGGTCATCAGCGACCGGGAGGCCTACCGCCACCTGGAGGGCAACTCCCCGGCGCACATCAAGGCCACCCTGGTGGGGCCGGACCTGACCGTCATCATCACCGGCGGCAAATTGCTTCTCGGGACCTGGCAGGGCCTCTTTTTCTGCGAATTCGACGGACCGCGCACCCGCAAGGTCCATCTCAAGATCCGCGAGGGCTGA
- a CDS encoding DUF465 domain-containing protein codes for MEERDLELIRRVIDQEPELKQRLAEHEEFERRLEEFNRRPYLTSEETLERKRLQKLKLAGRDRIEQILAKYREKEGIS; via the coding sequence ATGGAAGAACGGGATTTGGAGCTGATCCGCCGGGTCATTGACCAGGAGCCGGAACTGAAGCAGCGGCTGGCGGAACACGAGGAATTTGAGCGCCGGCTGGAGGAATTCAACCGGCGTCCCTATCTCACCAGCGAAGAAACGCTGGAGAGGAAACGGCTGCAGAAACTGAAGCTGGCAGGCCGGGACCGCATCGAGCAGATCCTGGCCAAGTACCGGGAAAAGGAAGGGATTTCATGA
- a CDS encoding DsrE family protein — MQVLIVISSPDPEIKWNALRFANVLLNEGEEVTVFLNGPATDVYAGDSPQFPIREQVKLFGLSEGQLFAUGKCLALRGAEAEDPIKVGNMKILYDEVKKADRILNY; from the coding sequence ATGCAGGTGCTCATCGTCATTTCCAGTCCGGATCCGGAGATCAAGTGGAACGCCCTCCGGTTTGCCAATGTGCTGCTGAATGAAGGGGAGGAAGTGACGGTCTTTCTCAACGGGCCGGCCACCGACGTCTATGCCGGCGACTCCCCCCAGTTCCCCATCCGGGAGCAGGTCAAACTCTTCGGCCTGAGCGAGGGGCAGCTCTTCGCCTGAGGGAAATGCCTGGCCCTCCGCGGGGCGGAGGCCGAAGACCCCATCAAAGTGGGGAACATGAAGATTCTCTACGACGAGGTCAAGAAAGCCGACCGGATTCTCAACTACTGA
- a CDS encoding DUF3108 domain-containing protein — MSSQRLLTEPVSRFFALTLFIVVLLGWPPAALPRAAPSATPGPQILEDLKYRVDLWIFNDSVPARMVLTRLGDKHYRASISGQAKGVLALLSGNFRGEYSTDMIFTNGRFRPLLYREKTERRGKLHVTEHRFDHEAKRVEVWKWDRNKRALVKKWEGPLDDQLTDPLSFYYNQRLRLQEIKEGDVVRLPTVPYPKPEEVVFRVGPLTPEGRRVTIILDDELLETEGREVQALLDQEGVATRAWAKFMRYGKVSSTLLPESRRLKVQELLATEGKLSAAAFMARNF; from the coding sequence ATGTCCAGCCAACGCTTGTTGACGGAGCCCGTCAGCCGATTCTTTGCCCTGACCCTGTTCATCGTGGTCTTGCTCGGATGGCCGCCGGCCGCTCTGCCCCGGGCGGCGCCCTCCGCCACCCCCGGGCCCCAGATCCTGGAGGACCTGAAATACCGGGTGGACCTGTGGATCTTCAACGATTCCGTCCCCGCCCGCATGGTCCTGACCCGGCTGGGGGACAAACACTACCGGGCCTCCATCTCCGGCCAGGCCAAGGGGGTCTTGGCCCTGCTGAGCGGCAACTTCCGGGGGGAATACAGCACCGACATGATTTTCACCAACGGCCGCTTCCGGCCCCTCCTCTACCGGGAAAAGACCGAGCGCCGGGGCAAGCTGCACGTCACCGAGCACCGCTTCGATCATGAGGCCAAACGGGTGGAGGTCTGGAAGTGGGATCGGAACAAACGGGCCCTGGTCAAAAAATGGGAAGGCCCCCTGGATGACCAGCTCACCGACCCCTTAAGCTTTTATTACAACCAGCGCCTGCGTCTGCAGGAGATCAAGGAAGGGGACGTAGTGCGCCTGCCCACCGTGCCCTATCCCAAGCCCGAGGAGGTGGTCTTCCGGGTGGGGCCACTCACCCCCGAAGGCCGGCGGGTCACCATCATCCTGGATGACGAGCTCCTGGAGACCGAAGGCCGGGAGGTGCAGGCCCTCCTGGACCAGGAGGGGGTGGCCACCCGGGCCTGGGCCAAGTTTATGCGTTACGGCAAGGTGAGCAGCACCCTGCTCCCGGAGAGCCGGCGCCTGAAGGTGCAGGAGCTCCTGGCCACGGAAGGGAAACTTTCCGCCGCTGCCTTTATGGCCCGCAATTTTTGA
- the ilvN gene encoding acetolactate synthase small subunit, with product MEATKKNRRHTISVWVDNQPGVLSRVTGLFSGRGFNIESLCVAETMDPNTSRITLVTSGDEQIIEQIIKQLRKLINTQKVVDLSELDHVEREMAMVRVKAEDKSRAEVLRIADIFRCRVVDVSPTTYTLEITGNHEKIQAVLSLLKSHGILDIVRSGTLAIQRAKKE from the coding sequence ATGGAAGCCACCAAGAAGAACCGTCGCCATACCATTTCCGTCTGGGTGGACAACCAGCCCGGGGTGCTCTCCCGGGTCACCGGGCTTTTCTCCGGCCGGGGCTTCAACATCGAATCCCTGTGCGTCGCCGAGACCATGGACCCCAACACCTCCCGCATCACCCTGGTGACCAGCGGCGATGAGCAGATCATCGAGCAGATCATCAAGCAGCTCCGCAAGCTCATCAACACCCAGAAGGTGGTGGACTTAAGCGAGCTGGACCATGTGGAGCGGGAGATGGCCATGGTCAGGGTCAAGGCCGAGGACAAGTCCCGGGCCGAGGTCCTGCGCATCGCCGACATCTTCCGCTGCCGGGTGGTGGACGTCTCCCCCACCACCTACACCCTGGAGATCACCGGCAACCACGAAAAGATCCAGGCGGTCTTGAGCCTGCTCAAAAGCCACGGCATCCTGGACATCGTCCGCAGCGGCACCTTGGCCATCCAGCGGGCCAAGAAGGAGTGA
- the ilvC gene encoding ketol-acid reductoisomerase produces the protein MAITIYYDQDADLGVLAGKKVAIIGFGSQGHAQALNLRDSGVEVVVSEVPGTPNYELALKYGFQPVSAAEAAAQAQVVQMLTPDHVQARIYEQDLKPHLTAGKTLMFSHGFNIHYGQIVPDPKIDVVMVAPKGPGHLVRSEYEKGAGVPSLVAVHQDASGQALKTALAYAKGIGATRAGVLETTFREETETDLFGEQCVLCGGVSELVKAGFDTLVEAGYAPEIAYFECLHELKLIVDLFYQGGLSYMRYSVSDTAEFGDYTRGKRIITEETREEMRQILYEVQTGEFAKEWILENQAGRPVFNALRRLEAAHPIEEVGKKLRGMMSWLKR, from the coding sequence ATGGCCATAACCATTTACTATGACCAGGATGCGGATTTGGGCGTGTTGGCGGGCAAAAAAGTGGCCATCATCGGCTTCGGGTCCCAGGGCCATGCCCAGGCCCTCAATCTTCGGGACTCCGGCGTGGAAGTGGTGGTGTCCGAGGTTCCCGGTACCCCCAACTACGAGCTGGCCCTGAAGTATGGCTTCCAGCCGGTGAGCGCCGCCGAGGCCGCGGCCCAGGCCCAGGTGGTGCAGATGCTCACCCCCGACCACGTCCAGGCCCGCATCTATGAGCAGGACTTAAAACCCCACCTGACCGCGGGCAAAACCCTGATGTTCTCCCACGGCTTCAATATCCACTACGGCCAGATCGTGCCGGACCCGAAAATCGACGTGGTCATGGTGGCCCCCAAAGGCCCCGGCCACCTGGTGCGGAGCGAATACGAGAAAGGCGCCGGAGTGCCGTCCCTGGTGGCGGTGCACCAGGACGCCTCAGGGCAGGCCCTCAAGACCGCCCTGGCCTACGCCAAGGGCATCGGCGCCACCCGGGCCGGAGTCCTGGAGACCACCTTCCGGGAAGAGACCGAAACCGACCTCTTCGGCGAGCAGTGCGTGCTCTGCGGCGGGGTGAGCGAACTGGTGAAGGCCGGTTTCGACACCCTGGTGGAGGCGGGCTACGCCCCGGAGATCGCCTATTTTGAATGCCTGCACGAACTCAAGCTCATCGTGGACCTCTTCTACCAGGGCGGCCTGAGCTATATGCGCTATTCCGTCTCCGACACCGCCGAGTTCGGCGACTACACCCGGGGCAAACGCATCATCACCGAGGAGACCCGGGAGGAGATGCGCCAGATCCTTTATGAGGTCCAGACCGGCGAGTTCGCCAAGGAGTGGATCCTGGAAAACCAGGCGGGCCGGCCGGTGTTCAACGCCCTCCGGCGCCTGGAAGCCGCCCACCCCATCGAAGAAGTGGGCAAAAAACTCCGGGGCATGATGTCCTGGCTGAAGCGTTGA